In the genome of Delphinus delphis chromosome 15, mDelDel1.2, whole genome shotgun sequence, one region contains:
- the NMRAL1 gene encoding nmrA-like family domain-containing protein 1 — MADKKLVVVFGATGAQGGSVARTLLEDGTFRVRVVTRDPGQRAAKKLRLQGAEVVQGDQDDEASMELALIGAHATFIVTNYWENCSQEQEVKQGKLLADLAKRLGLHYVVYSGLENIKKLTAGRLAAGHFDGKGEVEEYFRDIGVPMTSVRLPCYFENLLSCFLPQKAPDGKSYLLSLPMGDVPMDGMSVSDLGPVVLSLLKMPEDYIGQNIGLSTCRHTVEEYAALLSRHTRKTVRDAKISPEDYEKLGFPGAQDLANMFRFYALKPDRNIELSLRLNPKARTLDQWLEQHKGDFAGL, encoded by the exons GTGCCCAGGGGGGCTCAGTGGCCCGGACACTCCTGGAAGATGGGACATTCAGGGTCCGAGTGGTGACCCGGGACCCTGGGCAGAGGGCAGCGAAGAAGCTGAGGCTGCAAGGTGCAGAAGTAGTGCAGGGAGACCAGGATGATGAGGCCAGCATGGAGCTGGCCCTGATCGGGGCTCACGCCACCTTCATCGTGACCAACTACTGGGAGAACTGCAGCCAGGAGCAGGAGGTCAAGCAG GGAAAGCTGCTGGCCGATCTGGCGAAGCGCCTGGGCCTGCACTACGTGGTCTACAGTGGCCTGGAGAACATCAAGAAGCTGACAGCAGGGAGACTGGCAGCAGGACACTTTGATGGCAAAGGGGAGGTGGAGGAATATTTCCGGGACATTGGCGTCCCCATGACCAGCGTGCGGCTGCCCTGTTATTTCGAGAAcctcctctcctgcttcctgcCCCAGAAAGCCCCAGATGGAAAGAGCTACTTGCTGA gCTTGCCCATGGGTGACGTGCCCATGGACGGCATGTCTGTGTCCGACCTGGGCCCCGTGGTGCTCAGCCTGCTGAAGATGCCCGAAGACTACATCGGCCAGAACATCGGGCTCAGCACCTGCAGGCACACGGTGGAGGAGTACGCTGCCTTGCTCTCCAGGCATACCAGGAAGACCGTGAGAGATGCCAAG ATAAGCCCCGAGGACTACGAGAAGCTTGGCTTCCCCGGCGCCCAGGACCTGGCCAATATGTTCCGTTTCTATGCCCTGAAACCTGACCGCAACATCGAACTGAGCCTGAGGCTCAACCCCAAGGCCAGGACGCTGGACCAGTGGCTGGAGCAGCACAAAGGGGACTTTGCAGGACTgtga